DNA sequence from the Coffea eugenioides isolate CCC68of chromosome 9, Ceug_1.0, whole genome shotgun sequence genome:
ACCCCTCACTGTCTCCGTTTTCTAAGTGAAGATGAAAGCTGGGATCTATTtgaaagaaaagtttttgggaATGGAAGCTGCCCTCAGGAGTTGATGGAAATGGGAAAGAATATTGTAGCAAAATGCAAGGGATTGCCTCTCTCAATTGTTGTTGTATCTGGATTGATTTCAAAGATGGAGAAGACACGTGAGTTGTGGGAGCATATTGGTGAAAACATAGGTTCATATATTGATAGTGATGCAGAGCAATTCATGAATGTTTTGGAATTGAGTTACAAGCACTTGCCTCAAAGGTTGAAGTCATGCTTTCTTTATCTTGGTGCTTTTCCAGAAGATTATGAAATTTCTGTTAGGAAGTTGGTACGGATGTGGATTGCTGAGGGCTTCATTCAGCAACTGGAGGGAAAGAAGTTGGAGGATACTGCAGAGAAATATTTAATGAATCTTGTTGACAGAAGTCTAGTCATAGTTTCACGGAGAAGGTCAGATAATGGTATTAAGACATTTCTTGTCCATGATATGCTGAGAAAGTTATGTATCAGGAAAGCCCAAGAAACAAATTTTGCGCTTCCAGATTATGGGTATCAAACATATTGTTCCTCTCCTTTTGTAAACTTCTCTTTGGAGTACCAAAAATGCGAGAGCCTGACTGTGTTCAACTACTTTCTAGGAAACACCATTGATTGTCTCATGTTTGCTCCTACTTTAACAGTGTCCTGTAAACCAAATGTGTCATTCAAGTATAAACTCGTGAGAGTGTTGGATTTAAGGCGTATAATGAAAGACAACTTTCCTTGTGAAGTACTTGAATTAATTCGTTTGAAGTACTTGGCTCTTTACCTTGGAGCAATGTCCTGCCTGCCACCAGTAATATCTACTACACTCCAGAACCTGGAAACCCTCATTGTTGATGTAGAGAAGGGCAGAAAAGTTACTTTACCTGATGATATCTGGAAGATGTTTAAGCTGAGACATCTACAGATTTCACCAGAATTTGAATTTGGAACCCCCCGGCCTAATTCTGCTGGTCCTAGCTTCTCATCGGACGAGGAACGTAATCACCCAGGTCTCTATTTTTCCGGTCCTCTTGTGCTTCATAATCTACAAACAGTTTCCTGGCTATGTCCTTTAGGTCCTAGCAGAGATATCCTTCTGGCCAGAATTCCTAACGTCAGAAATTTGGGATTTCATATCACTTTATCAAGCAGGGAGGATCCATTTAACTTCTTTGATCTTTCCGGTTTGAATGTGCTTGAAAAGTTGAAGTTTGAGTATCACACCTATGGTATGGTGCCTGTTACCATTTCAAGTTCTGATAAGTTCCCATCAAGTTTGAAAAAGTTGACACTTGTTGGTAGCCATGTGAACTGGGAAGAAATGTCCATTATTGGGATGCTACCAAACTTGGAGGTTCTCAAGGTAAAAGATAACTTCTTCAATGGACCAAAGTGGGAAACATGCGAAGGTGGATTCCGACGTCTCAGGTTCTTGAAATTCTCACATATGGATCTTCAAGAATGGATTGCAACTGCTGATGACTTTCCTAGCCTTGAAATATTAGTGTTAAATGGATGCCTGCAACTTGAAGAAATACCATCTGCATTGGGAGACATTTGCACACTTCAAGTGATTGAGGTATATCGATCATCAGACACTGTCGCTGATACAGCCCGCCAAATTCAAGAATCGCAGAGGAACTGGGGTAATGATGAGTTTAAGGTCTTCATTTACCGGCACTTTCAAGACAATATTTCTATGTGAAGCTGTTAATTTGAGAATCTGTTTATGCATTAACTACTTCCCTGGAGACAAAGCAAAGGTGGTCAATACATGGATGTGAACTGACTCAAGTCCAGTAACTGATGATCACATCAAAATACTGCTATATTGGATCAATCTGTTGCAGTTTTCTCAATTTTCTGGTGGAGCTAGAAGATCCTTGGGACCAAataaacaaccaattctgaaacTTTGTTTgctgaatttttatttttattttttttaaaatttcacttCAGCTGTGCTACTGCATTAGCTGGATGTGGTCATTTTGCATTTCAACATGGTTCATCATGTCACTTTGTTGTGATAAGTTGCATGAGGATTTATAGATTTGCTGTATAAGACTTGATTGGATGAAATTGTATCtatgaaattttattttatttttttggaatttcATTATCTGAAACATTTCCTCATAGTGAAGATCACATATGTACCACTGATGAAACAGTTTGCAATAAAATTATTTATGCTACCTGGTTAAGTTGAAAGTATTCAAATCCTTCCTCaactttttttattaattaaatttGGCCTGAAGTATAAGCAATATTATTGACTGAATGCAGAAATTAGAAAACATCAACTCATATAGTAATGAACAAATCAATGCTAACAACAGTATTACAGAAATTATCCTATTAGCATTTATTGGACTATGAGGGTATGGGCCGGCCATCCTGTTAGCATTTATTGGACTGTGAGAGAAAGCTTAATTGGACCAAGCcctctatattttgggataAAGATGCATTTTACACAAACTAACAGTCCAAGAAATTGTAACCAGCCATGGCACTAGTTCGGCTGCATATTAAACACAGAAAACATTAGAATTAATCAAACTCAATCAAAGACCGGTTAAAGCAAAACTAGGGAGATTGAATTGGTTTAACAATAATTTTTGGGTCCCTATTCAATTCACTAAAACCATTTTCGTTCTTCATGATTTATTTTAACTAATTTAGTTTTCGAACAAGTTTTTTACTTTTAATGTAAGACTTGTATAGCAACGCCACCACAGTTTATGTATTTTGCGTGACTGAACAGGGCCATAATTGTCATAAGAGGCTGACTTATGCAATTAGCAGACAAAACAGATGAAACTTTTGCAATTTTGGTTGGATGAGAGGAGGGTGGTTCCCCTGGATCACAAGGATGGCAATGACAAACTTGCCTGGGATGGATTTCTTTCAAGGGTGACTTCTCTATTAATTTCTTCTGTCATTTCTTTCAAAGGTGAATTTCGAATGTTGAAAAGTTTGAAGCCATATttggcccttttttttttttttttcctatcgGCACATCTAGTCTAGCCTAACCTACTCTTACTCCTAAGAGGGGGGGGGGACTTACTTTAAGGGAAGCGACTCTAGGGAGTGGGCCAATTAAGTCGGGGGAACCTGatggggactgaaccaccatcgGACCAGACGGGTACGCCACTCACCCGCATGGATTTAGAACACTCCTCATATTGAGGCACATTGatgggaggcaaggtttgaacccttgacctcccGCCCCACTATATACAGTGGTGGCCAACTCCTCTATTGGGAGTTGGTTAAAGCCATATTTGGCCCCTAATTTGTGAATTTTGCTCACGATGATCCTTGTGACTGATCTTTGTCTATAATTCTTTTATATTTAGTTGACAATAGCAAAGAGGAACCGAGAACGTACAATTACTGTTGTAAAAATGTATCTGAAATGAGGAAAGGGCCAAAATCGTATAATTTTGAGCCCACGCCTTGAGACAAACACTATGGAATCTGATATAATGGGCTTCCCACTAATTTGAAGGATtgaatgtgaattttcaaaGTGTCCGGTGCCCTTTCGCGGCCCTGCAGTTGGCCTTACGATATTGGAAGGCTTCAATCAAGTGCTTCCTTTATTTAAGGTATCAATTCCAAGGTAACCTAAATTTTCCCATCAATGACAGAAAGTCACCTGAgtagagctgttaatcgagtcgagtcgagctcgagcacaTGATAatcgaactcgactcgaaccTCTAATCGAGCTAGCTTGAACTCGCTCGATTAGTAATTCGAGCTTCAAAAGCTGTTCGAGATCGACTCGTCAAACTCAGCTAAAAACtcaaactcgagttcaaaatcgAACCCAGTTTAACGAGCCTAGTCAAGCCCTTATCGAGAAAAGGAAAGAGGgtaaaactatcaaatacacaaTGAAATTATGATAATGCCCCTACTATTCGAGCCTATTGAACTGTTAGCGAGCCGAGCTATCGAGCTCGTTTAATAGATGAGTATATATAcaactcgagctcggctcgtttttCTCAataaacgagtcgagtcgagcccGGTCGAGCTCGGCTTGCGAGTTACCCGAttcgattaacagctctacACCTGAGGGTGTAGCTGAGATTACGAGGCCGTTCATCGGGATTTGGTATGATGGAAAGATCCTATTGTTGTCAAATGCTACCGATGGGTGTCAAACcatcaaaattaaaatttttactCTAAAAACTTAATTTTGAATATAGCAGTGAGTAGGACGTCTCCTAAAAAATAGGGTGATCTATTTCCTTTCGAGTAGTAGTGAATTAGGGGGTTTGGAGTATTAAAACTAAACaatcaacataaataaaaataatcaaatagaagtaaaataaatttaaatcaataataaacaaactctagccaagaaaaTAACTTCGGAAGTGATTCATACAATTGTTTATCGatacaataattattttatttactcGTTAATAAATAGATTATAGTTGCCAAACACACGATGAAAACCAATTTTTTCTTATCGTTAATTTCTTGATTATATTAGAAACTAGAAAAA
Encoded proteins:
- the LOC113782613 gene encoding putative late blight resistance protein homolog R1B-17, giving the protein MDRSEIFDEFLLEDVEFLLRTCSNSIATDKMELFMSVCEDLKFLISFLKEIPESFSENYETALDVTDPDDGSSLTQNSENLGTGQGLSRLLSVKRMRDQVEHINKSIFHCLTDCVNSTTGTPGIGKSPGIPSAGSIDEQKRALLERLTGGQKELEVINILVVGVGYKNDVFYDPTVLGHFDIRKRGSIYNRSKLDFDDQEQKEGMYEHLKGKRYLIAISVYGGLYHFGIWDDLKMCFPDDGNGSKILVSHLFDPFVPRYPIENESDMYYLITPPDDEAWHSKALLHRDEDLFWIKVRRISSKIFQSPELVIFAERINSIKKKALQTFRNGFPAAEAPVGNPVSESLETESNSPMVGQDIVVGFDDEELALLNRLTGQKREIEVILIAGMAGIGKTTMAKRLYKKTLIGHCFHVRAWASVSQVYQKGNILHQLLLHLIHDKESLSQMSDEAMGVKLYKCLRGKRFFIVIDDIWDAGVWNSLKLYIPDDANGSKVLMTSRIKDVALNPKNECTPHCLRFLSEDESWDLFERKVFGNGSCPQELMEMGKNIVAKCKGLPLSIVVVSGLISKMEKTRELWEHIGENIGSYIDSDAEQFMNVLELSYKHLPQRLKSCFLYLGAFPEDYEISVRKLVRMWIAEGFIQQLEGKKLEDTAEKYLMNLVDRSLVIVSRRRSDNGIKTFLVHDMLRKLCIRKAQETNFALPDYGYQTYCSSPFVNFSLEYQKCESLTVFNYFLGNTIDCLMFAPTLTVSCKPNVSFKYKLVRVLDLRRIMKDNFPCEVLELIRLKYLALYLGAMSCLPPVISTTLQNLETLIVDVEKGRKVTLPDDIWKMFKLRHLQISPEFEFGTPRPNSAGPSFSSDEERNHPGLYFSGPLVLHNLQTVSWLCPLGPSRDILLARIPNVRNLGFHITLSSREDPFNFFDLSGLNVLEKLKFEYHTYGMVPVTISSSDKFPSSLKKLTLVGSHVNWEEMSIIGMLPNLEVLKVKDNFFNGPKWETCEGGFRRLRFLKFSHMDLQEWIATADDFPSLEILVLNGCLQLEEIPSALGDICTLQVIEVYRSSDTVADTARQIQESQRNWGNDEFKVFIYRHFQDNISM